The following proteins are co-located in the Anas platyrhynchos isolate ZD024472 breed Pekin duck chromosome 1, IASCAAS_PekinDuck_T2T, whole genome shotgun sequence genome:
- the RASL11A gene encoding ras-like protein family member 11A, whose protein sequence is MRLPSMSQPFLLAPIAECAPGPPGGEVRLAVLGARGVGKSALIVRFLTKRFIGDYEPNTGSLYSRLVRLDGEHVAVQIQDTPGCLQVQGDRVQVLDSLSRCVKWAEGFLVVYSITDYGSYQAVRALHQHIRQLHPDARTPIIVVGNKADLLHARQVQAKEGLQLASDLGSLFLEISTSENSQGVCDVFQYLCKEVSKLQHAGGADRRRASIIPRPRSPNMQDLKRRFKQALSSKVK, encoded by the exons ATGCGCCTGCCGAGCATGTCGCAGCCCTTCTTGCTGGCGCCCATCGCCGAGTgcgccccggggccgccgggCGGCGAGGTGcggctggcagtgctgggcgCCCGAGGCGTCGGCAAGAGCG CTCTCATCGTGCGCTTCCTGACCAAGCGCTTCATCGGGGACTACGAGCCCAACACCGGCAGCCTCTACTCCCGCCTGGTGCGCCTGGATGGCGAGCACGTCGCCGTGCAGATCCAGGACACGCCGGGTTGCCTGCAG GTGCAGGGGGACCGCGTGCAGGTGCTGGACTCGCTGTCGAGGTGCGTGAAGTGGGCAGAGGGCTTCCTCGTGGTCTACTCCATCACGGACTACGGCAGCTACCAGGCGGTCCGAGCCCTCCATCAGCACATCCGCCAGCTCCACCCGGACGCCAGGACCCCCATCATCGTGGTGGGGAACAAAGCCGACCTCCTCCACGCCCGGCAAGTGCAGGCCAAGGAGGGACTGCAGCTGGCCAGCGACCTGGGCAGCTTGTTTTTGGAGATCTCCACCAGCGAGAACTCCCAGGGGGTCTGCGACGTGTTCCAGTACCTCTGCAAGGAGGTCAGCAAGCTGCAGCACGCTGGCGGCGCGGACAGGCGGCGGGCATCCATCATCCCCCGGCCCCGATCCCCCAACATGCAGGACCTAAAGAGACGTTTCAAACAGGCTTTGTCTTCCAAAGTCAAGTAA
- the RPL21 gene encoding large ribosomal subunit protein eL21, with translation MTNTKGKRRGTRYMFSRPFRKHGVVPLATYMRIYKKGDIVDIKGMGTVQQGMPHKCYHGKTGRVYNVTQHAVGVIVNKKVKGKILAKRINVRIEHIKHSKSRDSFLQRVKENEKKKKEAKEKGIWVQLKRQPAPPREAHFVRTNGKDPELLEPIPYEFMA, from the exons ATGACGAACacaaagggaaagaggaggggaacGCGTTATATGTTCTCAAGGCCGTTCCGCAAACATG GAGTTGTTCCTCTGGCTACATACATGcgcatctacaagaagggcgaCATAGTTGATATCAAG GGTATGGGTACTGTTCAACAAGGTATGCCCCACAAGTGTTACCATGGCAAGACTGGAAGGGTATATAATGTCACGCAGCACGCTGTGGGCGTTATTGTTAACAAGAAGGTGAA GGGTAAGATTCTTGCCAAGAGAATTAATGTGCGTATTGAGCATATTAAGCATTCCAAGAGCAGAGACAGCTTCCTGCAGCGGGTGAAGGAgaatgagaagaagaaaaaggaagcaaaagaaaaaggcatttgGGTTCAACTGAAACGCCag cctgctccaccaaggGAAGCGCACTTCGTGAGAACTAACGGGAAAGATCCGGAGCTGCTGGAGCCAATTCCCTATGAATTCATGGCATaa